Proteins encoded together in one Telopea speciosissima isolate NSW1024214 ecotype Mountain lineage chromosome 4, Tspe_v1, whole genome shotgun sequence window:
- the LOC122657337 gene encoding probable WRKY transcription factor 7 isoform X2: MAVELMAYRSDAFAATRTEENAVEEAASAGLQSVEKLIKLLSQRQQQQQQQTHQQQPQPQQEEGKEKQSSGSKIYCPTPIQRLPPLPVPHQSQHHHYFQPNNNPNLQMTKNGILERKESTTTISFSASPSISAATSFMSSLTGDTDSKQPSSSSTFQITHLSQVSSAGRPPLSSSSLKRKCSSSDDAAGNKCGASSGRCHCSKRRKSRVKRVVRVPAISLKMADIPPDDYSWRKYGQKPIKGSPHPRGYYKCSSVRGCPARKHVERALDDPSMLIVTYESEHNHAHITEPTSLILESS; encoded by the exons ATGGCGGTGGAGCTAATGGCTTACAGGAGCGATGCCTTTGCTGCAACAAGAACAGAAGAGAATGCAGTGGAAGAAGCTGCATCTGCGGGGTTACAGAGCGTTGAGAAGCTTATAAAGTTATTATCTCAgaggcagcagcaacaacag CAACAAACGCACCAGCAACAGCCACAGCCTCAGCAGGAGGAGGGGAAAGAGAAACAATCATCTGGGTCCAAGATTTATTGTCCAACGCCGATCCAACGACTCCCACCTCTTCCAGTTCCTCATCAGAGTCAACATCACCATTACTTCCAACCCAACAACAATCCTAATCTTCAGATGACGAAGAACGGTATTCTCGAGAGAAAGGAATCGACAACCACCATTAGTTTCAGTGCTTCTCCCTCTATCTCCGCCGCGACTTCATTCATGTCTTCGTTAACCGGCGACACGGATAGTAAGCAGCCTTCCTCATCCTCGACGTTTCAGATTACCCATCTTTCTCAGGTTTCCTCTGCTGGTCGCCCTCCTCTGTCTTCCTCTTCGTTAAAGAGGAAGTGCAGCTCCTCCGACGATGCCGCCGGTAACAAATGTGGTGCCTCATCTGGGCGTTGCCATTGCTCAAAGCGAAG GAAATCAAGGGTGAAGAGGGTGGTCAGAGTTCCTGCAATTAGCTTGAAGATGGCCGATATCCCACCCGACGATTACTCATGGAGGAAGTACGGACAGAAGCCAATTAAAGGATCTCCACATCCAAG GGGTTACTACAAGTGCAGTAGCGTGAGGGGTTGCCCTGCAAGGAAGCATGTCGAACGAGCTTTGGACGACCCATCGATGTTGATCGTCACTTACGAAAGCGAGCACAATCATGCCCATATCACAGAGCCAACCAGTCTCATTCTGGAGTCTTCTTAA
- the LOC122657337 gene encoding probable WRKY transcription factor 7 isoform X3, with the protein MAVELMAYRSDAFAATRTEENAVEEAASAGLQSVEKLIKLLSQRQQQQQHQQQPQPQQEEGKEKQSSGSKIYCPTPIQRLPPLPVPHQSQHHHYFQPNNNPNLQMTKNGILERKESTTTISFSASPSISAATSFMSSLTGDTDSKQPSSSSTFQITHLSQVSSAGRPPLSSSSLKRKCSSSDDAAGNKCGASSGRCHCSKRRKSRVKRVVRVPAISLKMADIPPDDYSWRKYGQKPIKGSPHPRGYYKCSSVRGCPARKHVERALDDPSMLIVTYESEHNHAHITEPTSLILESS; encoded by the exons ATGGCGGTGGAGCTAATGGCTTACAGGAGCGATGCCTTTGCTGCAACAAGAACAGAAGAGAATGCAGTGGAAGAAGCTGCATCTGCGGGGTTACAGAGCGTTGAGAAGCTTATAAAGTTATTATCTCAgaggcagcagcaacaaca GCACCAGCAACAGCCACAGCCTCAGCAGGAGGAGGGGAAAGAGAAACAATCATCTGGGTCCAAGATTTATTGTCCAACGCCGATCCAACGACTCCCACCTCTTCCAGTTCCTCATCAGAGTCAACATCACCATTACTTCCAACCCAACAACAATCCTAATCTTCAGATGACGAAGAACGGTATTCTCGAGAGAAAGGAATCGACAACCACCATTAGTTTCAGTGCTTCTCCCTCTATCTCCGCCGCGACTTCATTCATGTCTTCGTTAACCGGCGACACGGATAGTAAGCAGCCTTCCTCATCCTCGACGTTTCAGATTACCCATCTTTCTCAGGTTTCCTCTGCTGGTCGCCCTCCTCTGTCTTCCTCTTCGTTAAAGAGGAAGTGCAGCTCCTCCGACGATGCCGCCGGTAACAAATGTGGTGCCTCATCTGGGCGTTGCCATTGCTCAAAGCGAAG GAAATCAAGGGTGAAGAGGGTGGTCAGAGTTCCTGCAATTAGCTTGAAGATGGCCGATATCCCACCCGACGATTACTCATGGAGGAAGTACGGACAGAAGCCAATTAAAGGATCTCCACATCCAAG GGGTTACTACAAGTGCAGTAGCGTGAGGGGTTGCCCTGCAAGGAAGCATGTCGAACGAGCTTTGGACGACCCATCGATGTTGATCGTCACTTACGAAAGCGAGCACAATCATGCCCATATCACAGAGCCAACCAGTCTCATTCTGGAGTCTTCTTAA
- the LOC122657337 gene encoding probable WRKY transcription factor 7 isoform X1, whose product MAVELMAYRSDAFAATRTEENAVEEAASAGLQSVEKLIKLLSQRQQQQQQLEQVHASSNPKVAVEIDMDCREVADVAVNKFKKVISLLGRTRTGHARFRRAPVASPPQNNPTTYESYAVAHQQTHQQQPQPQQEEGKEKQSSGSKIYCPTPIQRLPPLPVPHQSQHHHYFQPNNNPNLQMTKNGILERKESTTTISFSASPSISAATSFMSSLTGDTDSKQPSSSSTFQITHLSQVSSAGRPPLSSSSLKRKCSSSDDAAGNKCGASSGRCHCSKRRKSRVKRVVRVPAISLKMADIPPDDYSWRKYGQKPIKGSPHPRGYYKCSSVRGCPARKHVERALDDPSMLIVTYESEHNHAHITEPTSLILESS is encoded by the exons ATGGCGGTGGAGCTAATGGCTTACAGGAGCGATGCCTTTGCTGCAACAAGAACAGAAGAGAATGCAGTGGAAGAAGCTGCATCTGCGGGGTTACAGAGCGTTGAGAAGCTTATAAAGTTATTATCTCAgaggcagcagcaacaacagcagctaGAGCAGGTCCATGCCTCGTCAAACCCTAAAGTTGCCGTGGAGATTGACATGGATTGCAGAGAGGTTGCAGATGTTGCTGTGAACAAGTTCAAGAAAGTGATTTCGTTACTGGGTAGGACCAGAACCGGCCACGCTCGCTTCAGAAGGGCTCCTGTAGCTTCTCCTCCCCAAAACAATCCTACCACCTACGAATCCTATGCCGTGGCCCATCAACAAACGCACCAGCAACAGCCACAGCCTCAGCAGGAGGAGGGGAAAGAGAAACAATCATCTGGGTCCAAGATTTATTGTCCAACGCCGATCCAACGACTCCCACCTCTTCCAGTTCCTCATCAGAGTCAACATCACCATTACTTCCAACCCAACAACAATCCTAATCTTCAGATGACGAAGAACGGTATTCTCGAGAGAAAGGAATCGACAACCACCATTAGTTTCAGTGCTTCTCCCTCTATCTCCGCCGCGACTTCATTCATGTCTTCGTTAACCGGCGACACGGATAGTAAGCAGCCTTCCTCATCCTCGACGTTTCAGATTACCCATCTTTCTCAGGTTTCCTCTGCTGGTCGCCCTCCTCTGTCTTCCTCTTCGTTAAAGAGGAAGTGCAGCTCCTCCGACGATGCCGCCGGTAACAAATGTGGTGCCTCATCTGGGCGTTGCCATTGCTCAAAGCGAAG GAAATCAAGGGTGAAGAGGGTGGTCAGAGTTCCTGCAATTAGCTTGAAGATGGCCGATATCCCACCCGACGATTACTCATGGAGGAAGTACGGACAGAAGCCAATTAAAGGATCTCCACATCCAAG GGGTTACTACAAGTGCAGTAGCGTGAGGGGTTGCCCTGCAAGGAAGCATGTCGAACGAGCTTTGGACGACCCATCGATGTTGATCGTCACTTACGAAAGCGAGCACAATCATGCCCATATCACAGAGCCAACCAGTCTCATTCTGGAGTCTTCTTAA